A section of the Coleofasciculus sp. FACHB-T130 genome encodes:
- a CDS encoding L-lactate dehydrogenase — MFEELFTTPTETNLDLAIARRPRKGVIIGAGQVGMACAYSILIQNTLDEMVIVDVNREKLEGEVMDLVHGLPFVEPSLVRAGTLEEGENADIVIVTAGAKQKPGENRLSLVQRNIEIFKNLIPEIVRCSPGAILLIVSNPVDIMTYVSWKLSGLPSSSVIGSGTVLDTARFRYLLAQKLQVDPRSLHAYIIGEHGDSEVPVWSKANIAGMNLLDVHDNNDLTKTAQIDEIFQQVKNAAYEIIQRKGATCYAIGLGVTQIVQAILRNQNRVLTVSSLINGLHGINDVCLSLPAVVNRQGVTRVLNFSLTPTESEQLQRSSQILRQTIQQVNL, encoded by the coding sequence ATGTTTGAAGAATTATTTACAACCCCTACCGAGACTAATCTTGACTTAGCGATCGCTCGTCGTCCCCGGAAGGGAGTCATTATTGGTGCAGGTCAGGTAGGAATGGCTTGCGCTTACTCAATCCTGATTCAAAACACCTTGGATGAAATGGTGATTGTTGATGTTAATCGAGAAAAGCTAGAAGGGGAAGTCATGGATTTAGTCCACGGGCTACCCTTTGTCGAACCCAGCTTAGTACGAGCAGGAACCCTAGAAGAGGGGGAAAATGCGGATATTGTAATTGTTACAGCAGGAGCAAAACAAAAGCCTGGAGAAAATCGGTTAAGTTTGGTGCAGCGCAACATCGAAATCTTTAAAAATTTGATTCCAGAAATCGTGAGATGTTCTCCAGGAGCGATTCTCTTAATCGTCTCGAATCCAGTAGATATCATGACCTATGTTTCCTGGAAGCTTTCTGGGTTGCCGAGTTCTAGTGTGATTGGTTCGGGCACGGTGTTAGATACAGCTCGTTTTCGCTATCTGTTAGCCCAAAAGTTACAAGTTGACCCGCGTAGTTTGCACGCATACATTATTGGGGAACATGGAGACAGTGAAGTTCCCGTTTGGAGCAAAGCCAATATTGCGGGAATGAATTTATTAGATGTTCATGACAATAATGATTTAACGAAAACTGCACAAATTGACGAGATTTTTCAACAGGTCAAGAACGCCGCCTATGAGATTATCCAACGCAAAGGAGCAACTTGCTACGCGATTGGTTTAGGGGTTACTCAGATTGTGCAAGCAATTTTACGCAATCAAAACAGAGTTTTGACTGTTAGTAGTTTGATAAATGGTCTTCACGGAATTAATGATGTTTGTCTGAGTTTGCCTGCGGTCGTAAATCGTCAGGGTGTTACCAGGGTTCTGAATTTCTCTTTGACCCCTACAGAGTCAGAACAATTGCAACGATCTAGTCAAAT
- a CDS encoding alkaline phosphatase D family protein, with product MRLTSPSTSQEIYSVTLVPLQLNQEHDLTGVVDLKNLQPDTRYYYALFHLDREKPWELGNEQNLSFQTFPEHPTEVNFGMFSCHMPYDEHQLLNLEMWDKFKQELLDTNANFLIGTGDQVYVDGEGNKQLNIWSWLKKNKKQNPSKIDMISWYRDIYRGYWGIPQVQQLFQTFPTYMIWDDHEIMDGWGSYTPNELAAQLDTSWQLRNTQEHLRLANEMFEAAKQVYQEYEHSHNPPTDTSIDQFDYQFNCGFCSFYVLDMRGHHDYNRQELRLLGAEQWKRFDGWLNSQYDSESRVLFIVSPVPVVHFKSFAVNNLDIPYWKYTDDLRDHWDHKSNWAERDQLLKKVFEVSQKTKKPIVFLSGDVHMGAAFKLSHEQSPSAKVFQLTSSGIAYASLSKFAMNILQKIVIDENFIESNETKSPYKIEKIYVCTKNNFSLLHVKQLAHGALSIIFDLFSSDYGNKTFDRERIELNKVS from the coding sequence TTGCGATTAACCTCTCCAAGTACTTCCCAAGAAATTTATAGCGTTACTCTTGTCCCACTCCAACTTAATCAAGAGCATGACTTAACAGGTGTAGTAGACCTAAAAAATCTCCAACCCGATACTCGCTATTATTACGCTCTATTTCACTTGGATAGAGAAAAACCCTGGGAACTGGGCAACGAACAAAACCTGTCATTTCAAACCTTTCCAGAACATCCCACAGAGGTGAATTTTGGGATGTTCAGTTGCCATATGCCTTACGACGAGCATCAGCTCCTCAATTTGGAAATGTGGGATAAATTTAAGCAAGAATTATTGGATACAAATGCAAATTTTTTGATAGGTACTGGCGACCAAGTATATGTGGATGGAGAAGGAAATAAACAATTAAATATCTGGAGCTGGTTGAAGAAGAACAAAAAACAAAACCCTTCTAAAATCGATATGATTTCCTGGTATCGAGATATCTATCGGGGTTATTGGGGCATCCCCCAGGTGCAACAACTTTTTCAAACTTTTCCCACCTATATGATATGGGATGACCATGAAATTATGGATGGCTGGGGTTCTTATACACCCAATGAATTAGCCGCACAGCTAGATACTTCATGGCAGTTGCGAAATACTCAAGAACATTTGCGGCTAGCAAATGAAATGTTTGAGGCTGCTAAGCAAGTTTATCAAGAATACGAACATTCTCATAATCCTCCTACAGATACCAGTATTGATCAATTTGACTATCAGTTCAATTGTGGATTCTGTAGTTTTTATGTATTAGATATGAGGGGACATCATGATTATAACCGGCAAGAGCTGCGTCTTTTAGGTGCCGAGCAGTGGAAACGTTTTGACGGTTGGCTAAATTCCCAATATGATTCTGAATCCCGCGTTTTATTTATTGTGTCGCCAGTTCCAGTCGTTCACTTTAAGAGCTTTGCTGTTAATAATTTAGACATCCCCTATTGGAAGTACACTGATGATTTACGAGATCATTGGGATCATAAATCTAATTGGGCAGAACGAGATCAACTATTAAAGAAGGTTTTTGAGGTTTCCCAAAAAACCAAGAAACCTATTGTATTTTTGAGCGGAGATGTACACATGGGAGCTGCTTTCAAGTTATCCCACGAGCAATCTCCATCGGCTAAAGTGTTTCAGCTTACTTCTAGCGGTATCGCCTATGCATCTTTAAGTAAATTTGCTATGAACATATTACAAAAGATAGTCATTGATGAAAATTTTATTGAAAGTAATGAAACTAAAAGTCCCTACAAAATAGAAAAAATATATGTATGTACTAAAAATAATTTTAGCTTGCTTCATGTAAAACAACTTGCCCATGGAGCGTTATCTATTATTTTTGATTTGTTTAGTAGTGACTACGGAAATAAAACTTTTGATAGAGAAAGAATCGAGTTAAACAAGGTTTCATAG
- a CDS encoding metallopeptidase TldD-related protein — MTLAKGPSLISKDRAISLLEEVIKQSEAEEVFVSLSTGEESLSRFSENQISQNISSTQFKLTITSYFGRKSASSSTTDLDSDAIASAIKRSEELARFAPEDPEWVPLLEPQVYEDRIPAFDEVTATLSPLARGEIIQRVCAMSAKAGVDGSGTLSTETNLYAIGNSRGLRACNQTTEADFSFTSRIGDGSSWSNRSAWALEQLPIEELTQQLIERAIKSRQPREVHPGAYPVVFDGAAFAALLPWIVWNLDARAADEGRSFMSRTDESGKPAGNRLGEAMFSPIVQVQRNAAHPLLQLGTFFGDGLSNDYKEVIQDGIPQTLSYSRYWAAQQGKKPTGAMYPIVMTGSDRSLADLIAQTERGILVSRAWYVRYVNPRSLVVTGMSRDGTFWIENGQIAYPIKNLRFNQSLPEMLRDVDALSTVQRYGSSVVPGVRVRAFNFSSVTDSV, encoded by the coding sequence GTGACTCTAGCAAAAGGACCCAGTTTAATCAGTAAAGATCGGGCGATCTCTCTATTAGAAGAAGTTATTAAACAGTCGGAAGCCGAGGAGGTATTTGTCAGCCTCAGCACTGGTGAAGAATCCCTCAGCCGCTTCTCGGAAAATCAAATTAGCCAAAATATTAGTAGCACTCAGTTTAAGCTCACCATCACCAGTTACTTCGGACGCAAGAGTGCCTCTAGTTCTACAACAGATTTAGATTCAGATGCGATCGCATCCGCCATCAAACGCTCGGAAGAACTTGCCCGTTTCGCCCCAGAAGATCCGGAGTGGGTGCCACTGCTAGAACCTCAAGTTTACGAAGATCGCATCCCAGCCTTCGATGAGGTAACGGCAACCCTTTCACCGCTAGCACGAGGCGAAATTATCCAGCGTGTGTGTGCCATGAGTGCGAAGGCAGGAGTGGATGGTTCGGGAACCCTGAGTACAGAAACGAACTTATATGCGATCGGGAATTCGCGGGGACTACGCGCTTGCAATCAAACTACAGAGGCAGATTTCAGCTTTACCTCTCGCATTGGGGATGGTTCCTCGTGGTCTAATCGCTCCGCTTGGGCGCTTGAACAGTTGCCAATTGAGGAATTAACCCAGCAGCTAATTGAGCGGGCAATCAAGTCGCGCCAACCCCGCGAAGTCCATCCTGGCGCGTATCCAGTTGTCTTTGATGGAGCCGCTTTTGCTGCTTTGCTCCCTTGGATCGTCTGGAATTTGGATGCACGCGCAGCAGATGAAGGGCGGTCGTTTATGTCTCGCACTGATGAGTCAGGCAAACCCGCGGGTAACCGTTTGGGCGAAGCAATGTTTAGCCCCATCGTACAAGTACAGCGAAATGCCGCTCATCCTCTGTTGCAGTTAGGCACTTTCTTTGGCGATGGATTAAGCAATGACTACAAAGAAGTCATTCAGGACGGTATCCCTCAAACGCTTTCCTATAGCCGCTACTGGGCGGCACAGCAGGGCAAAAAGCCGACAGGCGCGATGTATCCAATTGTGATGACTGGCTCAGATCGAAGTCTAGCTGACCTAATCGCCCAGACAGAGCGAGGAATTTTGGTGAGTCGGGCTTGGTACGTGCGCTATGTGAATCCTCGATCATTAGTCGTAACGGGAATGAGTCGTGATGGCACCTTCTGGATCGAGAATGGTCAAATTGCTTACCCGATTAAAAACTTGCGCTTTAACCAGAGTTTGCCTGAAATGCTGCGGGATGTGGATGCTCTGAGTACAGTCCAACGCTACGGCAGCAGTGTTGTGCCTGGGGTACGAGTGAGGGCGTTTAATTTTAGCAGCGTGACTGACAGCGTTTGA
- a CDS encoding DUF4157 domain-containing protein, producing MTYERIRKSSSWNPASSQKNSHSIQSRPFAIQPKPDSQLPPTQQEIENQAFDQHKFEATGLEIQAKLGSITPEGQERLTVLQAKMDAFWQQKREITQRQGINLLEIPNLFAPRQIATPQPIQAKLTIGEPGDRYEQEADRVAAQVVSQINNAPAPKQSASGETVQRDEMPQLDEEEKLQQKPEGSIQRQDTPQLDEEDELQMKPIVQCQSGADGMAATADLETSIQQAKGSGQPLSESIREPMEKAFGADFSSVKIHTDAQSHQLNQSIQAKAFTTGQDIFFRQGEYNPGSRGGQELLAHELTHVVQQNGGQVQRQIQKSSELSPGSQIMRLNDTQTGELPLIQAKEIMGVKAFQAATSVSFSRRPSELKKVDEALKKVQQAGTDSILLVELLEAIDRCLDKFSDLHPRRSGVISLRDQVIEQQTEISLKLQDNDQQAPAEGRSRSGAFSAEKQSVGKGSNFSDFDSKQYRVSGRSPNRIIEEVKRTQLGNGKVVYFAMGLVTGFNGKAPRVAPYPQPVSLGDWYPSVTHINGMQVAPKSGLLSAAALQESVNEALDAQDDAALGQNAIDVLYTYSAQRGGVVADLIDCLKGKVQVDDEATEKQEEIMLDAVRRKTRVTVSAHSRGTIKTDNAVRNVHEVLKQEYLLLARQDPAVLKIYQDFALFYQENDMGLGIDPEILAAAAREEAAKRMASDRAKEDMNTYIQLIFAGNAVQHPSSILKTDLYVGGFDPVSFAVGTYSHIGSKIDSAIGTGGHAKSTVHSVGKTKGHGFVGNYVPDVSDKIAEDLSGREDIQDKRANQVLSNIDPERLAELEQMGNNSRRRRGR from the coding sequence ATGACCTACGAAAGAATACGAAAATCTTCTTCTTGGAATCCCGCTTCTAGCCAGAAAAACAGCCACAGCATTCAGTCGCGCCCTTTTGCAATCCAACCAAAACCTGATTCGCAGCTGCCTCCTACCCAGCAGGAAATAGAAAATCAAGCATTTGACCAGCATAAGTTTGAGGCGACCGGGCTAGAAATACAGGCGAAACTAGGCAGCATAACGCCAGAGGGACAGGAACGACTAACGGTATTACAGGCAAAGATGGATGCCTTTTGGCAGCAGAAAAGAGAAATTACGCAACGCCAAGGCATTAACTTATTGGAAATCCCCAACCTATTTGCTCCCCGCCAAATAGCGACACCCCAACCAATTCAGGCAAAACTGACGATTGGAGAACCAGGGGATCGGTACGAACAAGAGGCAGATCGAGTAGCGGCTCAAGTCGTGAGTCAGATTAATAACGCACCTGCGCCTAAACAGTCAGCTTCGGGTGAAACTGTCCAGCGAGACGAAATGCCCCAACTGGATGAGGAGGAAAAACTCCAGCAGAAACCAGAAGGCAGCATCCAGCGGCAAGATACGCCCCAACTCGATGAAGAAGACGAACTCCAGATGAAGCCAATAGTGCAGTGTCAGTCTGGAGCGGATGGAATGGCTGCAACAGCGGATCTGGAAACATCCATCCAACAAGCCAAAGGTAGCGGACAACCGCTCTCAGAAAGCATCCGAGAACCAATGGAAAAGGCTTTTGGCGCAGACTTCAGTAGTGTCAAAATTCATACTGATGCCCAATCTCACCAGCTAAATCAATCAATTCAAGCCAAAGCTTTCACTACGGGTCAAGATATCTTTTTTCGCCAGGGGGAATACAATCCAGGGAGCCGCGGGGGACAAGAATTGTTGGCGCACGAGTTAACTCATGTGGTGCAGCAGAATGGGGGTCAGGTACAGCGGCAAATACAGAAATCATCTGAATTGTCCCCTGGCTCTCAAATCATGAGATTGAATGATACGCAGACTGGGGAACTGCCACTCATTCAAGCAAAAGAAATTATGGGAGTGAAAGCGTTTCAAGCAGCAACTTCGGTTTCCTTCTCCCGTCGTCCATCCGAACTAAAAAAAGTTGATGAAGCACTGAAGAAAGTACAACAGGCAGGTACAGATAGCATTCTGCTGGTTGAGTTATTAGAGGCAATCGATCGCTGTCTAGATAAATTCTCAGATCTGCATCCTAGAAGATCGGGCGTTATTAGCTTGCGCGACCAAGTTATAGAACAGCAGACAGAAATTAGCCTGAAACTTCAAGATAATGACCAGCAGGCTCCAGCGGAAGGAAGAAGCCGAAGTGGAGCTTTTTCTGCTGAGAAACAAAGTGTTGGCAAAGGCAGCAATTTTAGTGATTTTGACAGCAAGCAATATCGAGTGTCAGGGCGATCGCCAAATCGGATAATTGAGGAGGTTAAGCGCACGCAATTAGGAAATGGGAAAGTCGTTTATTTCGCAATGGGTTTGGTGACTGGTTTTAACGGCAAAGCACCTCGCGTAGCACCCTATCCACAACCCGTCTCTCTAGGAGATTGGTACCCCTCTGTAACTCATATCAATGGTATGCAAGTAGCGCCAAAATCGGGACTTTTAAGCGCCGCAGCATTGCAAGAATCAGTCAACGAAGCGCTAGATGCTCAAGACGATGCCGCATTAGGACAGAATGCCATAGATGTTCTTTACACCTATAGCGCTCAACGGGGTGGTGTGGTAGCCGATCTGATTGACTGCCTCAAAGGAAAAGTCCAAGTTGACGACGAAGCAACAGAGAAGCAGGAAGAAATCATGCTAGATGCGGTGCGCCGCAAAACACGGGTTACTGTTTCTGCTCACAGCCGAGGAACGATTAAAACTGACAATGCAGTTAGAAATGTACACGAAGTTTTGAAACAAGAATATCTATTATTAGCAAGACAAGACCCCGCAGTTCTCAAAATCTATCAAGATTTTGCTCTGTTCTATCAAGAAAATGATATGGGACTAGGTATAGACCCAGAAATATTAGCGGCGGCGGCGCGAGAGGAAGCAGCTAAGAGGATGGCTAGCGATCGCGCTAAGGAGGATATGAATACTTATATCCAATTAATTTTTGCCGGAAATGCTGTACAGCATCCGTCTTCAATATTAAAAACTGACCTATATGTGGGTGGGTTTGACCCAGTTAGTTTTGCCGTCGGGACTTATAGCCACATTGGTAGTAAGATAGACTCTGCTATTGGTACGGGTGGACACGCTAAATCAACAGTTCATAGCGTGGGTAAAACTAAGGGACATGGTTTTGTCGGGAATTATGTTCCCGATGTTAGCGATAAAATTGCTGAAGACTTAAGCGGACGGGAAGATATCCAAGACAAGCGAGCTAACCAAGTTTTATCTAATATTGATCCCGAAAGGTTAGCAGAATTAGAGCAAATGGGTAACAACTCTAGAAGACGTAGGGGTAGGTAG
- a CDS encoding type III secretion system chaperone: MLKDDVNAGLAAISKPDNSSKLILDESGGCTISLPLPPSIVKLSGGQLQIEIRMAKTGEYFTLLSPLAAIQGQLSREFLDALLHRQFYAEQVSSLSFASAVVGDSDLLVAVHHWMLDAIAPEEFKRLFQKFISAVLSAIPEINNIARSERSLAPIHSEENS; the protein is encoded by the coding sequence TTGCTGAAAGACGATGTAAATGCTGGTTTAGCAGCAATAAGTAAACCAGATAATTCATCTAAATTAATTTTAGATGAATCGGGTGGCTGCACTATTTCGCTCCCCTTGCCTCCTTCAATCGTTAAGTTGTCGGGAGGACAGTTGCAGATAGAAATAAGAATGGCAAAAACGGGTGAATATTTTACTTTATTATCACCTTTAGCAGCGATTCAGGGTCAACTAAGCCGAGAATTTTTAGACGCTTTGTTGCACAGGCAATTTTATGCCGAACAAGTTTCTAGCCTGAGTTTTGCGAGCGCAGTTGTCGGCGATAGCGATCTGCTGGTGGCAGTTCATCATTGGATGCTGGATGCGATCGCACCAGAGGAATTTAAGCGTTTATTTCAAAAATTTATCTCAGCAGTTTTATCTGCTATTCCAGAAATTAATAATATAGCTCGTTCTGAAAGATCGCTAGCACCGATTCATTCAGAGGAAAATTCTTAA